Part of the Schistocerca cancellata isolate TAMUIC-IGC-003103 chromosome 9, iqSchCanc2.1, whole genome shotgun sequence genome is shown below.
tgtgcaaggatgtgtgtgatatccttaggttagttaggtttaagtagttctaagttctaggggactgatgacctcagatttttagTTCCAtagaggtcagagccatttgaaaaaagaaGGCACTTAAAACGCGAACCACAGAACATTTGATAGAAAATAGCACGAACTTATGCAAAAGAATAAAAGACCGTATGCTTGTCACAACGAGAAGGTTAAATTCTAACCTCCTTGAATAAAGATGGATTAAGGCTTGGTGGAACGTCATTGTTACGTCAAAAGATTCTGGTTAAATTCTAACCTCCTAGAATAAAGGTGGATCCACACTTGACGCATTGTCATCGTCATGTCAAAATATTCTTATCGGGAGTTCAAATGGTGGTATTCACACACCAAGTCAATGGAATGTCATCAACATATCACGTCACGTCAAGGTTTCTCAGGAAAAATATTTCTGCGGGCCGTAGTGTAACCTGCTTGTCAAGCAACTGTTACACTAGCTAGACATTGTGAACTAATAGGAAAGTATTCACCACTGATTGCTATTACGAAAACATCGTAATATGTACTGGAAGACAATAgtaagttaatatattttgttttagcCATTGAAGGAATGAATTGCAAAATAAATGATACATATCTTGTTCAGTGTGCTTTATTCACGATTTTTCCAGCggaataacgaaaagaaaactgGGAGAAAAGCTTATTCTGCATGCAGAAGTTTAAAATAAGATTCATAAAAAATTAATGACGAACAGCAGGTAGCAGAAATATGTGTAAACATAGTTCAAGTACACTAAAACAGTCCATCTAGACATACTGTAGACAAACCATCAGCTTCTGTCGTGGTGATATTGGACACCTAAATCTTGAATTTctcttcgtaatttttatttgtatctggCTTAAGAtgtaaaaaactgtttttttttagaCATACTGAAATATTTATAGAGCTATGACTCCTCCACTTCCGGCTCCTTTTATAGAGTCTCGATTGTTTAACATTTTTTTCTAACACAGACTCACTCTGTTCCTCATCAATAAGTGAAACAGCAATCACTACACGCTACTTTAAAATTCTCCGCATTATGAAGATCTACCGTCAACTACGAAATAACGCCTTGAAGTTCCGGCAAATGTGGATCAGCTTACTGGTGTGAAAAAAAGGACATAAACTCTGGAGGAGACGCAGCATCTTTGAACACCGTAAAGTAGTTGTTGTTGGTAAACTGATTGTAATGTTTGGTGGTGTTTAGAGAAATATAGTGAGTTGGCCTTCAATGGTATGGAGATTTATAGAAAACGAAATCTATTGTGAAGTTCGAAAAGAATTTTCTTCGTCTGTGAAAAGCCGCTTGTTGGTTATGTTGCCTTGTTTTATGTGTAATACTAACAGCACAAAGTCGTCGTGACATCCAGATATCAGTTCATTGCAGTTATGGCCAACAAGAAGCGGAAGAAGGCAACACTTACATTACGTACGTGATCTACACCAAATTGTGTGATTCATATGCTGCGTGCTGACGCATGACTGGAACATTTATTTTCTTATAAGATATAAATTGAACAGCAAGAAAAATGCTCGAATATGAGAATCAGATGTTTCTGGATGTATTGCACCAGGATGGTCTTATAATTACGGCTAAAGGTCTTGGTTTGGAAACTGTGTTCAGTAGTTTGTTGAAAGTTTATTGTGACCCAGGAAATTTAGTTATAGTCCTTGGTACAATTACGAAAGAAGAAGAGTATTTTATTTCCGAACTAAAGGCCGATGGTGTGACGCCTATTCCGAAAATTATTACTACCGAATTTCAGGCAGCAGAAAGAGAGAGACTGTATTTGGAGGGTGGTGTCCTATTTGTGTCTCCACAGATATTGGTTGTAGATTTGCTAAAAGAACGGATCCCGATTGCGAACGTCACAGGTTTTCTGGTTTTCCGCGCACATAACATTTTAGAAACATGCCACGAGGCCTTTGCAGTTCGCCTCTATAGGCAAAAGAATAAAACTGGGTTCATAAAAGCTTTTTCAAACTCAGCACAGGCATTCACGGTCGGTTTTGCCCAAGTGGAACATATTATGAAGACGCTTTTTCTCTGTAACTTATACTTGTGGCCACGATTTCAGTCAACAGTAAATACCAGTCTGACAAAGTATAAACTCGACGTCATAGAACTGCATGTTACTATGACACCAGCAATGCTTCAGATTCAGGCTGCAGTTTTAGATTTAATAAGTATTTCAATAAAAGAGTTAAAGAATGGAAATTCAAGCCTCGATCTAGATGAGCTTACAACAGAAAATGCAATAGCAAAATCTTTCCACAAAATTCTTCAGAATCAGCTTGATCCAGTGTGGAATCAGTTGAGTGGAAAAACAAAACAGTTGGTTGCTGATCTCAAAACCCTTAGgtatattttaatttcattgacTCGTTGTGATTCAGTAACCTTTTATTCTATAATAAATACTATGAGGCGCACTGAATATGCACTCAAAAGTTCTGGTTGGTTGCTTCTTGATTCTGCTGAGACATTGTTCCTTGTTGCAAAACAGAGAGCACAGGCAATCGTAAAGAGCAAAGATGAGAACTCTTCGGAGAAGGATACAGTCGTCGATCCTGAACAAGTGCCCAAATGGCAGGTATTatcagaaattttgaaagaaatcgaCGAGAATATTAGAAAAGGCCCACGATCCTCACAGTCCGAGAAGATATTAATTTTGGTGAATGACAAACAAACCTGCgaacaactgaagcagtacttAGTTCTTGGTGGTAAGACTATGTTGCTCCATTTATATCAGAAAATTTTTAAGTGTAAAGTACCAAAGTTCACTGAATCTGCACCGGAAgttaaagaagaaaatgaagaggaTGTGGAAATGAATATCAATACAAGTCAGGAGATTGGTGGAGATTCAGAGCCACGTGATTCCTACATGTTGTCTCAGAAAGTTAAAAGTGAAAATGATGGCCCAGAATCAGAAGAAGGTCAGTATGTGGAATTAGATGAAGCTTCCCAGCCATCAAATGAAAGTGATTATTACCCACCTGTAATAATGATTCAGCCATTCAAGAAAAATGGAGATCCTCTTTCCCTTGTAAAGACTTTAAAAGAACACAAACCAAAATTTGTAGTTATGTATGATGCTGACATGACTGCAATACGCCGTTTGGAGGTTTTCCATGCCACTTTTCCAGAAGTCAATGTTGTTGTGTATTTCGTTTTGTATGGATCATCAGTGGAAGAACAAGCGTATTTGACAACATTGCGACGGGAGAAGGAAGCATTTGAATATTTGATTAGAACTAAATCTACAATGGTTATTGCTGAAAATCAGAGTGGTTTGAGTGATGACAATCCTCACCTGGCACGGGACAGCTCCAAAGCTAATGAAACAATCAATACAAGAAAGggaggaatattaatgaaacaggaagagAAAAAATCAAAGCCAACAATCATAGTTGATATGAGGGAGTTCCGCAGTGACCTGCCTTCGCTCATCCACAAACGAGGTATTGAAATTGACCCTGTTACTTTGCATGTTGGGGATtacattctttctcctgatatttgTGTAGAGCGCAAAAGCATAAATGATCTGATCGGGTCTTTAAATTCTGGTAGACTATACAACCAAGCTCTTACGATGACACGCCACTACAAGAAACCAATGCTGTTGATAGAATATGAATTGAATAAACCTTTTGCCATGCAAGGTCAGTATTATTTGAGTGACAGCATGTCGTCAAATGACGTATGTGCGCGGCTCCAATTGCTTACTCTGCACTTTCCAAAGCTGCGTATTGTTTGGTCTCAGAATGCTTATGCAACAGCTCAGCTGTTTGAGGAGCTTAAGCAAGGCCAACCTGAACCAAATTCAGAAACAGCAGTTGCAATTGGGGCTGAACTGGAACAAGAAATTGACTTGGACCGCTTTAATCCAGCAATTCATGATTTCATAGCTAAGTTGCCAGGTGTAAATTCAAAAAACATACGGAAGTTGCTTATTTATGGCAGATCACTGGACCATTTGCTTTCACTCTCGAAAGATGAGCTTCTAAAATTGGTGAATAACAGTGGAGAGGCAGAGAGCCTGTACAATGCATTGCACAAAAGTTACCAACCTTCAGAAGATTCAAAATCTACCAAAAGGGGAGGAAAGTCCttcagaggtagaggaagaggcatTTCATTTAAAAAGAATAGAACTTGAGTACAATTTGCTTTTACTGttcaaatttatgtttctaaattttgtaaacttGTGCTATTTCATATCATATGGTACGAATTTAACAAATGTTATGTCAGAAGAAATTATTATGTGTGCAGCAGTATTAATGAATTGGCTACACAGCTACTATGATGTTCATAAATTACAACTcacacaagtatgacacaacagtactttcttttttaaatattttgtgaattcCTTTGTTATTCTTCAGCAGAAAGAACTTTGTGACTCAAGTTTTGCGAGTTAGGGGACTGCACAATCTCACCATACAAGCCTAAGTATAGCAATCCATATACAAGTGATTTTAAGACACATGGAGTTTCCATTTATTGTAACATGCTAGTTTGTGCTCCATGTTTGATAAATGTGTAACAGGAGAAAGATTGCTACAAGGAATCTGTGTGCtgttttgtttgtaaataaagaccTGTTTGTAAATATTGCAGTGATGGTTTCTGATCCTTAATACACACATAATGAATTACGTAGATAATTATGGATACACAGATATCTTCAAGTTGAGTCACACTGCTCATGTACAATGTGTGTGCATGTTCAGACCGGAGCTGCTGGTTGGACTGGAGATG
Proteins encoded:
- the LOC126100550 gene encoding DNA repair endonuclease XPF encodes the protein MLEYENQMFLDVLHQDGLIITAKGLGLETVFSSLLKVYCDPGNLVIVLGTITKEEEYFISELKADGVTPIPKIITTEFQAAERERLYLEGGVLFVSPQILVVDLLKERIPIANVTGFLVFRAHNILETCHEAFAVRLYRQKNKTGFIKAFSNSAQAFTVGFAQVEHIMKTLFLCNLYLWPRFQSTVNTSLTKYKLDVIELHVTMTPAMLQIQAAVLDLISISIKELKNGNSSLDLDELTTENAIAKSFHKILQNQLDPVWNQLSGKTKQLVADLKTLRYILISLTRCDSVTFYSIINTMRRTEYALKSSGWLLLDSAETLFLVAKQRAQAIVKSKDENSSEKDTVVDPEQVPKWQVLSEILKEIDENIRKGPRSSQSEKILILVNDKQTCEQLKQYLVLGGKTMLLHLYQKIFKCKVPKFTESAPEVKEENEEDVEMNINTSQEIGGDSEPRDSYMLSQKVKSENDGPESEEGQYVELDEASQPSNESDYYPPVIMIQPFKKNGDPLSLVKTLKEHKPKFVVMYDADMTAIRRLEVFHATFPEVNVVVYFVLYGSSVEEQAYLTTLRREKEAFEYLIRTKSTMVIAENQSGLSDDNPHLARDSSKANETINTRKGGILMKQEEKKSKPTIIVDMREFRSDLPSLIHKRGIEIDPVTLHVGDYILSPDICVERKSINDLIGSLNSGRLYNQALTMTRHYKKPMLLIEYELNKPFAMQGQYYLSDSMSSNDVCARLQLLTLHFPKLRIVWSQNAYATAQLFEELKQGQPEPNSETAVAIGAELEQEIDLDRFNPAIHDFIAKLPGVNSKNIRKLLIYGRSLDHLLSLSKDELLKLVNNSGEAESLYNALHKSYQPSEDSKSTKRGGKSFRGRGRGISFKKNRT